In Dolichospermum flos-aquae CCAP 1403/13F, the following proteins share a genomic window:
- the lhgO gene encoding L-2-hydroxyglutarate oxidase, whose amino-acid sequence MYDFAIIGGGIVGLSTAMALGERYANAKILVLEKESEWAFHQTGNNSGVIHSGIYYKPGSFKAKFSRDGSRSMVEFCQKYDIDHDVCGKVIVATNEQELPRLENLYTRGLENGIPVKRISPQEVKEVEPHVSCVGGIRVFSTGIVNYKQVCLKYAELIRNQGGDLRLNTQVVKITRSGKNQVLETNKGSFETRFVINCAGLHSDRIAKLGKANPEAKIVPFRGEYYELTPAKRYLVKTLIYPVPNPDFPFLGVHFTRMIDNSVHAGPNAVLSLKREGYKKTDFDFRDFAEVITYPGFWKLAAKHADEGIQEIIRSFSKAAFVRSLQKLIPEVQAEDVIPTHAGVRAQALMNNGALVDDFLIIAGENSIHVCNAPSPAATSSLEIGKAIVKQIPEPTHLHSLVS is encoded by the coding sequence ATGTATGATTTTGCGATTATTGGTGGGGGAATAGTTGGACTTTCCACAGCCATGGCTTTAGGAGAACGTTATGCAAATGCCAAAATACTAGTCTTAGAAAAAGAGAGTGAATGGGCATTTCATCAAACTGGTAATAATAGCGGTGTAATTCATTCGGGGATTTACTATAAACCAGGAAGTTTTAAGGCGAAATTCTCCCGGGATGGCAGCCGTTCCATGGTAGAATTTTGCCAAAAGTATGATATTGATCATGATGTTTGTGGCAAGGTAATTGTTGCCACTAATGAACAAGAATTACCCCGCTTAGAAAATCTCTACACCCGCGGTTTAGAAAACGGTATTCCTGTTAAAAGAATTAGTCCTCAAGAAGTCAAAGAAGTTGAACCTCATGTTAGTTGTGTAGGTGGAATTCGGGTATTTAGTACAGGAATTGTTAATTACAAACAAGTTTGTTTAAAATACGCGGAATTAATTCGCAATCAAGGGGGAGATTTACGTCTCAATACCCAAGTTGTGAAAATTACCCGCAGTGGCAAAAATCAGGTATTAGAAACTAACAAGGGCAGTTTTGAAACTCGATTTGTGATCAATTGTGCCGGATTACATAGCGATCGCATTGCAAAATTAGGTAAAGCTAATCCTGAAGCTAAGATCGTTCCCTTTCGCGGCGAATATTACGAACTTACCCCCGCAAAACGCTATCTGGTCAAAACTCTCATTTATCCAGTTCCTAACCCAGATTTCCCCTTTCTCGGTGTGCATTTCACCCGGATGATTGATAACAGTGTCCACGCCGGACCAAATGCAGTTCTCAGTCTCAAACGTGAAGGTTACAAAAAAACCGACTTTGATTTTAGAGATTTTGCCGAAGTGATCACCTATCCCGGCTTTTGGAAATTAGCAGCAAAACACGCTGACGAAGGGATTCAAGAAATCATTCGTTCCTTTAGTAAAGCAGCCTTTGTCAGAAGTCTGCAAAAACTAATTCCCGAAGTCCAAGCAGAAGATGTAATTCCTACCCATGCAGGAGTTCGCGCTCAAGCATTAATGAATAATGGTGCGCTTGTTGATGACTTTTTAATCATTGCAGGTGAGAACTCTATTCATGTTTGCAATGCACCTTCACCCGCTGCAACTTCTTCTTTGGAAATTGGTAAAGCTATAGTTAAGCAAATACCAGAACCTACTCATTTGCACAGTTTAGTAAGTTAG